The Acropora muricata isolate sample 2 chromosome 5, ASM3666990v1, whole genome shotgun sequence genome includes a window with the following:
- the LOC136916194 gene encoding cubilin-like isoform X1 — protein MLLFIGLSLLFKLYITEACTANQQSLVHLTATENSTRLLNGSSELPSNATCRWNITAPVGKVLRVEINFVFLNGPCEDEQARIFDGPGNSSDVIKTFCGMLSSLEIYFSSGRSFFLEAKTGWGSQPRFFVVDYQSVDLQDCPLNTTLDAPVSPTVQNFASPYFPTHTIRNKTCGWCIIAPEGHSVQVHVKSEKSKWGVKVFDVDGSDFTAIRIHWNFHTDTGAVFSKFQKVHISWKSDPTIAADGIFVSYTAIRIPHSCSASNTNQQNLNILFQNSSGVLKSPGYPSPYPVGLVGNCLWRIVAPKGQVIRLEFLSIRLGKGFICCLEIEDGGRKISKCNTQPSPLSLYSKSRELTLKMKTSSCSPGPGFIANYSFVPDDLSSGSCNLSSNSVVQITGEGGSFSSPGYPYPSRGTCCWNITVPSGKLVKLTFLDFDGYCNRNYAEVFDEPNSGKEVLTGKICREKAVFSKRNSLYVKYSVILEDRYWRGFWASYEAVDPVGPASYSCSGEASIVASSAGEFASYDYPLIYPNDASCSWQLRVPPTHIVQLTFTSFELQPSPSCGSDYVEVRQGRNIIETELVGKFCGATPPAPFLSNHSMVYVKLVTDSSERYPGFKATFRAIQNPSLGPCKLQGEDNVISLTGTTGRLFSPLYPQIYPPNMTCTWMITVPKGKFVKLKISSFFLEIFCNGPSLKIRDGQSESSDLLKSFCGRKFESSLFSSGRHLWVRFHSPNKKYLRGTGFNAVFEAVNQLPASFSCSEEKKSIRLKSETGTLASYNYPLPYDANIECIWLIDVDHSYNVKLSFEFFNLSSSSDCSEDYVMVRDGLYSSSDVVGKFCGSNKPQSITSDAWDLRVEFKSSGKAKFPGFKARYEVKRTTGHILKIVGGVVGGLSALCTVLGFWCKYRSSNCCNGNAVPRVHNGVSNNGADDFISKDKTTPL, from the exons ATGCTTTTATTCATCG GCTTGAGTTTGCtgtttaaattgtatatcacagAAG CCTGTACAGCCAATCAGCAGTCATTAGTACACCTGACAGCTACAGAGAATAGTACGCGCCTGCTGAATGGCTCTTCAGAGCTTCCTTCCAATGCAACATGCCGGTGGAACATCACAGCCCCTGTTGGCAAGGTGCTCAGAGTGgaaataaattttgtctttttaaacGGGCCTTGTGAAGATGAACAAGCTAGGATCTTTGATGGACCAGGCAATTCAAGTGATGTCATTAAAACCTTTTGTGGTATGTTATCTTCTCTGGAAATATATTTTTCCAGCGGCCGAAGCTTCTTCTTAGAGGCAAAAACTGGATGGGGCAGTCAGCCACGTTTTTTCGTAGTGGATTATCAATCAGTAGATTTACAAG ATTGCCCCCTAAACACAACTTTGGATGCACCCGTGTCGCCCACCGTACAAAATTTTGCTAGTCCGTATTTCCCGACCCATACCATCAGGAATAAGACATGTGGCTGGTGTATCATAGCTCCAGAGGGTCATTCTGTCCAGGTCCATGTTAAATCAGAAAAATCGAAGTGGGGTGTGAAAGTTTTCGATGTTGATGGTTCCGACTTCACTGCGATCAGAATTCACTGGAATTTCCATACGGACACAGGCGCAGTATTTTCCAAGTTCCAAAAGGTGCACATCTCGTGGAAAAGCGACCCAACGATTGCAGCAGACGGAATATTTGTTTCATATACAGCTATAAGAATTC CACACTCGTGTTCGGCGTCCAACACTAATCAGCAAAACTTGAACATCTTGTTCCAAAACAGCTCCGGTGTCCTCAAGAGCCCTGGGTATCCGTCACCATACCCCGTGGGTTTAGTGGGGAATTGTTTATGGAGGATAGTGGCCCCCAAGGGGCAAGTGATTCGGCTGGAGTTTTTATCGATTCGTTTGGGCAAAGGCTTCATTTGCTGCCTTGAGATAGAAGATGGGGGACGGAAGATCAGTAAATGCAATACCCAACCATCTCCTTTGTCTTTATACTCCAAGTCAAGGGAGCTCacattaaaaatgaaaacttcttCTTGTTCGCCTGGGCCAGGTTTTATTGCAAACTACTCGTTTGTGCCAGACG ACCTTTCATCTGGAAGTTGCAACCTCTCATCCAACAGTGTAGTGCAGATAACTGGCGAGGGCGGCAGCTTTTCATCGCCGGGTTATCCCTACCCCTCCCGCGGGACATGTTGCTGGAATATTACTGTTCCCTCAGGGAAGTTAGTAAAACTCACTTTTTTGGATTTCGATGGATACTGCAACAGAAACTATGCTGAAGTCTTTGATGAGCCAAACTCCGGTAAGGAAGTTTTGACTGGAAAGATCTGCCGCGAAAAAGCTGTCTTTTCTAAGAGAAATAGTTTGTACGTAAAGTACTCTGTGATACTGGAGGATCGGTACTGGCGTGGGTTTTGGGCCTCGTATGAAGCCGTTGATCCTGTCGGACCTGCTTCTTATTCTTGTTCCGGAGAGGCGTCCATTGTTGCTAGCTCTGCAGGCGAATTTGCGAGCTATGATTATCCATTAATTTATCCCAATGACGCCAGTTGTTCTTGGCAGTTACGCGTTCCGCCAACACATATCGTTCAATTGACTTTTACGTCCTTTGAACTTCAACCGTCACCTTCCTGTGGCTCAGACTACGTGGAGGTGAGGCAGGGCAGAAACATAATTGAAACAGAATTAGTTGGCAAATTCTGTGGCGCGACGCCTCCTGCACCGTTTCTGTCAAATCATTCCATGGTGTATGTAAAACTTGTGACAGACAGCTCCGAGAGATACCCAGGCTTCAAAGCAACCTTCAGGGCGATTCAAAATC CGTCCTTGGGACCATGCAAACTCCAGGGAGAGGACAACGTTATCTCATTGACTGGTACCACAGGGAGGCTATTCTCGCCTCTCTATCCACAGATCTACCCACCCAATATGACATGTACATGGATGATAACTGTACCTAAGGGAAAATTTGTGAAACTGAAAATATCATCCTTTTTTCTGGAAATTTTCTGCAATGGCCCCTCTCTTAAAATCCGTGATGGTCAGAGCGAATCAAGTGATCTGCTGAAATCATTTTGTGGGCGCAAATTTGagtcttctttgttttcaagtggTCGTCATCTTTGGGTTCGATTTCATTCTCCAAATAAGAAATATCTGAGAGGCACTGGGTTCAATGCAGTTTTCGAGGCTGTCAACCAAT TGCCTGCAtcattttcttgttctgaagaaaagaaaagcatcaGACTGAAATCAGAAACAGGAACCCTGGCCAGCTACAACTACCCTCTTCCTTATGATGCCAATATCGAATGTATCTGGCTCATTGACGTAGATCATTCTTACAACGTTAAGCTTTCATTTGAGTTCTTTAATCTTTCCAGCTCCAGTGACTGCTCTGAGGATTATGTGATGGTACGCGATGGTCTTTATTCTTCGAGCGATGTTGTTGGAAAATTTTGTGGATCCAACAAACCTCAGTCTATCACTTCGGACGCCTGGGACCTACGAGTGGAGTTTAAGTCGAGCGGTAAAGCGAAATTCCCAGGATTTAAGGCCAGATATGAAGTGAAAA GAACGACAGGTCACATTTTGAAGATCGTTGGAGGCGTTGTTGGGGGGCTGTCTGCGCTGTGTACCGTACTTGGATTTTGGTGCAAATACCGGAGCTCGAATTGTTGCAATGGGAATGCAGTGCCAAGGGTACACAACGGAGTTTCCAATAATGGAGCGGATGATTTTATATCAAAAGACAAAACTACTCCATTGTAG
- the LOC136916194 gene encoding cubilin-like isoform X2: MLLFIACTANQQSLVHLTATENSTRLLNGSSELPSNATCRWNITAPVGKVLRVEINFVFLNGPCEDEQARIFDGPGNSSDVIKTFCGMLSSLEIYFSSGRSFFLEAKTGWGSQPRFFVVDYQSVDLQDCPLNTTLDAPVSPTVQNFASPYFPTHTIRNKTCGWCIIAPEGHSVQVHVKSEKSKWGVKVFDVDGSDFTAIRIHWNFHTDTGAVFSKFQKVHISWKSDPTIAADGIFVSYTAIRIPHSCSASNTNQQNLNILFQNSSGVLKSPGYPSPYPVGLVGNCLWRIVAPKGQVIRLEFLSIRLGKGFICCLEIEDGGRKISKCNTQPSPLSLYSKSRELTLKMKTSSCSPGPGFIANYSFVPDDLSSGSCNLSSNSVVQITGEGGSFSSPGYPYPSRGTCCWNITVPSGKLVKLTFLDFDGYCNRNYAEVFDEPNSGKEVLTGKICREKAVFSKRNSLYVKYSVILEDRYWRGFWASYEAVDPVGPASYSCSGEASIVASSAGEFASYDYPLIYPNDASCSWQLRVPPTHIVQLTFTSFELQPSPSCGSDYVEVRQGRNIIETELVGKFCGATPPAPFLSNHSMVYVKLVTDSSERYPGFKATFRAIQNPSLGPCKLQGEDNVISLTGTTGRLFSPLYPQIYPPNMTCTWMITVPKGKFVKLKISSFFLEIFCNGPSLKIRDGQSESSDLLKSFCGRKFESSLFSSGRHLWVRFHSPNKKYLRGTGFNAVFEAVNQLPASFSCSEEKKSIRLKSETGTLASYNYPLPYDANIECIWLIDVDHSYNVKLSFEFFNLSSSSDCSEDYVMVRDGLYSSSDVVGKFCGSNKPQSITSDAWDLRVEFKSSGKAKFPGFKARYEVKRTTGHILKIVGGVVGGLSALCTVLGFWCKYRSSNCCNGNAVPRVHNGVSNNGADDFISKDKTTPL; this comes from the exons ATGCTTTTATTCATCG CCTGTACAGCCAATCAGCAGTCATTAGTACACCTGACAGCTACAGAGAATAGTACGCGCCTGCTGAATGGCTCTTCAGAGCTTCCTTCCAATGCAACATGCCGGTGGAACATCACAGCCCCTGTTGGCAAGGTGCTCAGAGTGgaaataaattttgtctttttaaacGGGCCTTGTGAAGATGAACAAGCTAGGATCTTTGATGGACCAGGCAATTCAAGTGATGTCATTAAAACCTTTTGTGGTATGTTATCTTCTCTGGAAATATATTTTTCCAGCGGCCGAAGCTTCTTCTTAGAGGCAAAAACTGGATGGGGCAGTCAGCCACGTTTTTTCGTAGTGGATTATCAATCAGTAGATTTACAAG ATTGCCCCCTAAACACAACTTTGGATGCACCCGTGTCGCCCACCGTACAAAATTTTGCTAGTCCGTATTTCCCGACCCATACCATCAGGAATAAGACATGTGGCTGGTGTATCATAGCTCCAGAGGGTCATTCTGTCCAGGTCCATGTTAAATCAGAAAAATCGAAGTGGGGTGTGAAAGTTTTCGATGTTGATGGTTCCGACTTCACTGCGATCAGAATTCACTGGAATTTCCATACGGACACAGGCGCAGTATTTTCCAAGTTCCAAAAGGTGCACATCTCGTGGAAAAGCGACCCAACGATTGCAGCAGACGGAATATTTGTTTCATATACAGCTATAAGAATTC CACACTCGTGTTCGGCGTCCAACACTAATCAGCAAAACTTGAACATCTTGTTCCAAAACAGCTCCGGTGTCCTCAAGAGCCCTGGGTATCCGTCACCATACCCCGTGGGTTTAGTGGGGAATTGTTTATGGAGGATAGTGGCCCCCAAGGGGCAAGTGATTCGGCTGGAGTTTTTATCGATTCGTTTGGGCAAAGGCTTCATTTGCTGCCTTGAGATAGAAGATGGGGGACGGAAGATCAGTAAATGCAATACCCAACCATCTCCTTTGTCTTTATACTCCAAGTCAAGGGAGCTCacattaaaaatgaaaacttcttCTTGTTCGCCTGGGCCAGGTTTTATTGCAAACTACTCGTTTGTGCCAGACG ACCTTTCATCTGGAAGTTGCAACCTCTCATCCAACAGTGTAGTGCAGATAACTGGCGAGGGCGGCAGCTTTTCATCGCCGGGTTATCCCTACCCCTCCCGCGGGACATGTTGCTGGAATATTACTGTTCCCTCAGGGAAGTTAGTAAAACTCACTTTTTTGGATTTCGATGGATACTGCAACAGAAACTATGCTGAAGTCTTTGATGAGCCAAACTCCGGTAAGGAAGTTTTGACTGGAAAGATCTGCCGCGAAAAAGCTGTCTTTTCTAAGAGAAATAGTTTGTACGTAAAGTACTCTGTGATACTGGAGGATCGGTACTGGCGTGGGTTTTGGGCCTCGTATGAAGCCGTTGATCCTGTCGGACCTGCTTCTTATTCTTGTTCCGGAGAGGCGTCCATTGTTGCTAGCTCTGCAGGCGAATTTGCGAGCTATGATTATCCATTAATTTATCCCAATGACGCCAGTTGTTCTTGGCAGTTACGCGTTCCGCCAACACATATCGTTCAATTGACTTTTACGTCCTTTGAACTTCAACCGTCACCTTCCTGTGGCTCAGACTACGTGGAGGTGAGGCAGGGCAGAAACATAATTGAAACAGAATTAGTTGGCAAATTCTGTGGCGCGACGCCTCCTGCACCGTTTCTGTCAAATCATTCCATGGTGTATGTAAAACTTGTGACAGACAGCTCCGAGAGATACCCAGGCTTCAAAGCAACCTTCAGGGCGATTCAAAATC CGTCCTTGGGACCATGCAAACTCCAGGGAGAGGACAACGTTATCTCATTGACTGGTACCACAGGGAGGCTATTCTCGCCTCTCTATCCACAGATCTACCCACCCAATATGACATGTACATGGATGATAACTGTACCTAAGGGAAAATTTGTGAAACTGAAAATATCATCCTTTTTTCTGGAAATTTTCTGCAATGGCCCCTCTCTTAAAATCCGTGATGGTCAGAGCGAATCAAGTGATCTGCTGAAATCATTTTGTGGGCGCAAATTTGagtcttctttgttttcaagtggTCGTCATCTTTGGGTTCGATTTCATTCTCCAAATAAGAAATATCTGAGAGGCACTGGGTTCAATGCAGTTTTCGAGGCTGTCAACCAAT TGCCTGCAtcattttcttgttctgaagaaaagaaaagcatcaGACTGAAATCAGAAACAGGAACCCTGGCCAGCTACAACTACCCTCTTCCTTATGATGCCAATATCGAATGTATCTGGCTCATTGACGTAGATCATTCTTACAACGTTAAGCTTTCATTTGAGTTCTTTAATCTTTCCAGCTCCAGTGACTGCTCTGAGGATTATGTGATGGTACGCGATGGTCTTTATTCTTCGAGCGATGTTGTTGGAAAATTTTGTGGATCCAACAAACCTCAGTCTATCACTTCGGACGCCTGGGACCTACGAGTGGAGTTTAAGTCGAGCGGTAAAGCGAAATTCCCAGGATTTAAGGCCAGATATGAAGTGAAAA GAACGACAGGTCACATTTTGAAGATCGTTGGAGGCGTTGTTGGGGGGCTGTCTGCGCTGTGTACCGTACTTGGATTTTGGTGCAAATACCGGAGCTCGAATTGTTGCAATGGGAATGCAGTGCCAAGGGTACACAACGGAGTTTCCAATAATGGAGCGGATGATTTTATATCAAAAGACAAAACTACTCCATTGTAG
- the LOC136916194 gene encoding cubilin-like isoform X3 — translation MLLFIGLSLLFKLYITEACTANQQSLVHLTATENSTRLLNGSSELPSNATCRWNITAPVGKVLRVEINFVFLNGPCEDEQARIFDGPGNSSDVIKTFCGMLSSLEIYFSSGRSFFLEAKTGWGSQPRFFVVDYQSVDLQAHSCSASNTNQQNLNILFQNSSGVLKSPGYPSPYPVGLVGNCLWRIVAPKGQVIRLEFLSIRLGKGFICCLEIEDGGRKISKCNTQPSPLSLYSKSRELTLKMKTSSCSPGPGFIANYSFVPDDLSSGSCNLSSNSVVQITGEGGSFSSPGYPYPSRGTCCWNITVPSGKLVKLTFLDFDGYCNRNYAEVFDEPNSGKEVLTGKICREKAVFSKRNSLYVKYSVILEDRYWRGFWASYEAVDPVGPASYSCSGEASIVASSAGEFASYDYPLIYPNDASCSWQLRVPPTHIVQLTFTSFELQPSPSCGSDYVEVRQGRNIIETELVGKFCGATPPAPFLSNHSMVYVKLVTDSSERYPGFKATFRAIQNPSLGPCKLQGEDNVISLTGTTGRLFSPLYPQIYPPNMTCTWMITVPKGKFVKLKISSFFLEIFCNGPSLKIRDGQSESSDLLKSFCGRKFESSLFSSGRHLWVRFHSPNKKYLRGTGFNAVFEAVNQLPASFSCSEEKKSIRLKSETGTLASYNYPLPYDANIECIWLIDVDHSYNVKLSFEFFNLSSSSDCSEDYVMVRDGLYSSSDVVGKFCGSNKPQSITSDAWDLRVEFKSSGKAKFPGFKARYEVKRTTGHILKIVGGVVGGLSALCTVLGFWCKYRSSNCCNGNAVPRVHNGVSNNGADDFISKDKTTPL, via the exons ATGCTTTTATTCATCG GCTTGAGTTTGCtgtttaaattgtatatcacagAAG CCTGTACAGCCAATCAGCAGTCATTAGTACACCTGACAGCTACAGAGAATAGTACGCGCCTGCTGAATGGCTCTTCAGAGCTTCCTTCCAATGCAACATGCCGGTGGAACATCACAGCCCCTGTTGGCAAGGTGCTCAGAGTGgaaataaattttgtctttttaaacGGGCCTTGTGAAGATGAACAAGCTAGGATCTTTGATGGACCAGGCAATTCAAGTGATGTCATTAAAACCTTTTGTGGTATGTTATCTTCTCTGGAAATATATTTTTCCAGCGGCCGAAGCTTCTTCTTAGAGGCAAAAACTGGATGGGGCAGTCAGCCACGTTTTTTCGTAGTGGATTATCAATCAGTAGATTTACAAG CACACTCGTGTTCGGCGTCCAACACTAATCAGCAAAACTTGAACATCTTGTTCCAAAACAGCTCCGGTGTCCTCAAGAGCCCTGGGTATCCGTCACCATACCCCGTGGGTTTAGTGGGGAATTGTTTATGGAGGATAGTGGCCCCCAAGGGGCAAGTGATTCGGCTGGAGTTTTTATCGATTCGTTTGGGCAAAGGCTTCATTTGCTGCCTTGAGATAGAAGATGGGGGACGGAAGATCAGTAAATGCAATACCCAACCATCTCCTTTGTCTTTATACTCCAAGTCAAGGGAGCTCacattaaaaatgaaaacttcttCTTGTTCGCCTGGGCCAGGTTTTATTGCAAACTACTCGTTTGTGCCAGACG ACCTTTCATCTGGAAGTTGCAACCTCTCATCCAACAGTGTAGTGCAGATAACTGGCGAGGGCGGCAGCTTTTCATCGCCGGGTTATCCCTACCCCTCCCGCGGGACATGTTGCTGGAATATTACTGTTCCCTCAGGGAAGTTAGTAAAACTCACTTTTTTGGATTTCGATGGATACTGCAACAGAAACTATGCTGAAGTCTTTGATGAGCCAAACTCCGGTAAGGAAGTTTTGACTGGAAAGATCTGCCGCGAAAAAGCTGTCTTTTCTAAGAGAAATAGTTTGTACGTAAAGTACTCTGTGATACTGGAGGATCGGTACTGGCGTGGGTTTTGGGCCTCGTATGAAGCCGTTGATCCTGTCGGACCTGCTTCTTATTCTTGTTCCGGAGAGGCGTCCATTGTTGCTAGCTCTGCAGGCGAATTTGCGAGCTATGATTATCCATTAATTTATCCCAATGACGCCAGTTGTTCTTGGCAGTTACGCGTTCCGCCAACACATATCGTTCAATTGACTTTTACGTCCTTTGAACTTCAACCGTCACCTTCCTGTGGCTCAGACTACGTGGAGGTGAGGCAGGGCAGAAACATAATTGAAACAGAATTAGTTGGCAAATTCTGTGGCGCGACGCCTCCTGCACCGTTTCTGTCAAATCATTCCATGGTGTATGTAAAACTTGTGACAGACAGCTCCGAGAGATACCCAGGCTTCAAAGCAACCTTCAGGGCGATTCAAAATC CGTCCTTGGGACCATGCAAACTCCAGGGAGAGGACAACGTTATCTCATTGACTGGTACCACAGGGAGGCTATTCTCGCCTCTCTATCCACAGATCTACCCACCCAATATGACATGTACATGGATGATAACTGTACCTAAGGGAAAATTTGTGAAACTGAAAATATCATCCTTTTTTCTGGAAATTTTCTGCAATGGCCCCTCTCTTAAAATCCGTGATGGTCAGAGCGAATCAAGTGATCTGCTGAAATCATTTTGTGGGCGCAAATTTGagtcttctttgttttcaagtggTCGTCATCTTTGGGTTCGATTTCATTCTCCAAATAAGAAATATCTGAGAGGCACTGGGTTCAATGCAGTTTTCGAGGCTGTCAACCAAT TGCCTGCAtcattttcttgttctgaagaaaagaaaagcatcaGACTGAAATCAGAAACAGGAACCCTGGCCAGCTACAACTACCCTCTTCCTTATGATGCCAATATCGAATGTATCTGGCTCATTGACGTAGATCATTCTTACAACGTTAAGCTTTCATTTGAGTTCTTTAATCTTTCCAGCTCCAGTGACTGCTCTGAGGATTATGTGATGGTACGCGATGGTCTTTATTCTTCGAGCGATGTTGTTGGAAAATTTTGTGGATCCAACAAACCTCAGTCTATCACTTCGGACGCCTGGGACCTACGAGTGGAGTTTAAGTCGAGCGGTAAAGCGAAATTCCCAGGATTTAAGGCCAGATATGAAGTGAAAA GAACGACAGGTCACATTTTGAAGATCGTTGGAGGCGTTGTTGGGGGGCTGTCTGCGCTGTGTACCGTACTTGGATTTTGGTGCAAATACCGGAGCTCGAATTGTTGCAATGGGAATGCAGTGCCAAGGGTACACAACGGAGTTTCCAATAATGGAGCGGATGATTTTATATCAAAAGACAAAACTACTCCATTGTAG